In a single window of the Niabella ginsenosidivorans genome:
- a CDS encoding inositol monophosphatase family protein, which produces MLKNVLQEAVMAGAEQVVNYFNQAFEIKYKEGRNNLVTAADEASEKAIIEVIRKAYPDHHILTEESGDLPQNSDYKWIIDPIDGTINFAHGIPINCISIAIEYQSEIIMGVVYNPHMKELFFAEKGKGATLNGQPLKVSSETNALKSCLVTGFPYVYINTENGPLQVFERFIKEGVPVRRLGAAALDLCWVAAGRFDGFYEHKLEAWDSAAGYLIVEEAGGKVTDFNGDTFSPYQHRILATNGLIHEEMLKVINNK; this is translated from the coding sequence ATGTTAAAAAACGTTTTACAGGAAGCCGTTATGGCAGGGGCAGAGCAGGTGGTGAACTATTTCAACCAGGCTTTTGAAATAAAATATAAAGAAGGCAGGAATAATCTTGTTACTGCAGCAGATGAAGCTTCAGAAAAAGCTATTATTGAAGTAATACGGAAGGCGTATCCCGATCATCACATCCTTACTGAAGAAAGCGGTGATCTGCCGCAGAATTCGGACTATAAGTGGATCATTGACCCGATTGACGGCACCATCAATTTCGCGCATGGCATACCCATTAACTGTATCTCTATTGCTATTGAATATCAATCAGAGATCATAATGGGCGTAGTATATAACCCCCACATGAAAGAATTGTTCTTTGCGGAAAAAGGAAAGGGGGCCACATTGAACGGGCAGCCGCTAAAAGTAAGCTCCGAGACCAACGCCCTAAAATCCTGCCTGGTAACGGGTTTCCCTTATGTTTATATCAATACGGAAAACGGGCCCTTACAGGTATTTGAGCGGTTTATAAAGGAAGGGGTACCTGTACGCAGGCTGGGCGCTGCTGCACTTGACCTTTGCTGGGTGGCTGCCGGAAGGTTCGACGGGTTCTATGAGCACAAACTGGAGGCCTGGGACAGCGCGGCGGGTTACCTGATCGTGGAAGAAGCCGGTGGAAAAGTGACGGATTTTAACGGCGATACTTTTTCACCCTACCAGCACCGCATCCTGGCAACAAACGGGCTGATACATGAAGAAATGCTGAAGGTTATTAACAATAAATAA